In Legionella spiritensis, the following proteins share a genomic window:
- a CDS encoding AAA family ATPase: MNKHNYFILTGAMGAGKSTILKELRKLGFLCIDEPARQILAEQRAIEGSGVPEHDPKLFADLLLSRSIYQFKQMENRQGPVIYDRGIPDNIGYAKLFDLDCHSQTKAAHQYQYNKQVLFLPAWEEIYENDDERKMTYSQAKLFGDDVRKIYEDLSYNIIEVPLLPPYERAEFIVNTIVKKMAAQSAMPLETAPDCQNILQELKQREPIFHRREFGTSREALENMTTASFWEIGASGRRYCREYVIKTLLERYQQQPIDDWETEQWGATDFCCQKIADHNYLLTYTLTQGTRITRRSTIWRLENDSWKIAYHQGTVVEDTL; the protein is encoded by the coding sequence ATGAATAAGCATAATTATTTTATTCTAACTGGTGCTATGGGGGCAGGTAAGTCAACAATCCTCAAAGAATTGAGAAAGCTTGGATTTCTCTGCATTGATGAACCGGCCAGACAAATTTTAGCGGAACAAAGAGCAATCGAAGGTAGTGGTGTCCCTGAACATGATCCAAAATTATTTGCCGACCTTCTATTATCTCGCTCAATCTATCAATTCAAGCAAATGGAAAATCGTCAGGGCCCTGTTATCTACGATCGTGGCATTCCTGATAACATTGGCTACGCTAAACTATTTGATTTAGATTGTCATTCCCAAACCAAAGCTGCTCATCAATATCAATACAACAAACAAGTTTTATTCCTCCCTGCTTGGGAAGAAATTTATGAAAATGATGATGAGCGTAAAATGACATACAGTCAGGCAAAATTATTTGGGGACGATGTCAGAAAAATTTATGAAGACTTGAGTTACAACATCATTGAAGTTCCATTGCTACCTCCGTATGAACGAGCGGAGTTCATTGTTAATACCATTGTAAAAAAAATGGCTGCTCAATCAGCGATGCCTCTTGAAACAGCGCCTGATTGTCAAAATATATTACAAGAGCTTAAACAACGAGAGCCAATTTTTCACAGGCGAGAGTTTGGTACATCCCGTGAAGCATTGGAAAATATGACTACTGCATCCTTTTGGGAAATTGGTGCTTCAGGGAGAAGATATTGTCGAGAATATGTCATCAAAACATTGCTTGAAAGATATCAACAGCAACCTATTGATGATTGGGAAACTGAGCAGTGGGGAGCAACAGATTTTTGTTGCCAGAAAATAGCTGATCATAACTACTTGTTAACTTATACCCTTACACAGGGAACGAGAATTACAAGGCGGTCAACGATATGGCGGCTTGAAAATGATTCCTGGAAAATTGCATATCATCAAGGTACTGTGGTGGAAGATACATTATGA
- a CDS encoding GNAT family N-acetyltransferase, whose amino-acid sequence MSKNNSADIFVVEDDNQIVGVAQIDYLQYLTYKGGVRAQIEGVRIQKKYRNKGIGKRLFNFLLDKAKQRGCQLVQLTTDKSRPEALKFYESLGFVPSHIGMKLHFKKNERVENKFNE is encoded by the coding sequence ATTTCAAAAAACAACAGCGCTGACATTTTTGTTGTAGAAGATGATAATCAAATTGTTGGAGTGGCCCAAATAGATTATTTACAATATCTCACTTATAAAGGCGGAGTTAGAGCCCAGATAGAAGGTGTCAGAATCCAAAAAAAATATCGAAACAAAGGGATAGGCAAAAGACTATTTAACTTTCTACTCGACAAAGCCAAACAACGTGGATGTCAGCTTGTTCAACTGACAACAGATAAATCCAGACCGGAGGCTTTAAAGTTTTATGAAAGCCTTGGATTTGTGCCGAGTCATATTGGCATGAAACTACATTTTAAAAAGAATGAGCGAGTGGAAAATAAATTTAATGAATAA
- the trbL gene encoding P-type conjugative transfer protein TrbL: MKKQTFTFLFVFLLIGFSVNAHADGAGIDSRDLLDNILYRFSNNASMWSHTILSYARYLFWSLAMISMVWTYGMMALRRADIQEFLAETVRFLVVVGFFYWLLDNGPAIATSIMDSMRRLAANASGIDAKVSPSDIVDVGFDIVSKAIDNSSVWSPAATTVGLIVAGIILIVLAMVSINMLIILITGWILTYGGIILLGFGGGRWTQDIAIQYYKTVLGIALQAFAMILIIGIGKSFVDQYYAAMSKDILLKEMFVMLVVAVVLLVLINKIPPILASIVSGGSGGGGGGLGLGGALGAAGIAGTALAGAAGAASAHSAGGLSALNAAFKAASQSMGVGDIGAMSGNSSGPKSGGLAQAMGQASKFAGSFGSHLASGAFDVAREKAGSMKASFSAKTSDTTGGKIAEAINQRVSSSSDSATSNQSSDSQNVTSMGAPEGSFSSGSEETTDEVSQFVNQKASGDNQ, encoded by the coding sequence ATGAAAAAACAGACATTCACTTTTTTATTCGTATTCTTGTTAATTGGCTTTTCAGTCAATGCTCATGCCGATGGGGCTGGCATCGACAGCCGGGATTTGCTCGATAATATCCTCTATCGATTTTCCAATAATGCCTCGATGTGGAGTCATACTATTCTGAGCTATGCTCGATACCTTTTCTGGTCTTTAGCCATGATCAGTATGGTATGGACTTATGGCATGATGGCCTTAAGACGGGCTGATATTCAGGAGTTTCTCGCTGAAACCGTGCGTTTTTTGGTGGTCGTCGGCTTTTTCTATTGGCTTTTAGATAATGGACCTGCGATAGCCACCTCTATTATGGACTCCATGCGCAGGCTTGCGGCCAATGCATCTGGCATTGATGCAAAAGTATCCCCTTCCGATATTGTTGATGTGGGTTTTGATATCGTTTCAAAAGCCATTGATAACTCATCGGTCTGGTCACCAGCGGCAACGACGGTTGGGCTGATTGTTGCTGGAATCATTCTGATTGTTTTGGCCATGGTCAGTATCAATATGCTGATTATTTTAATTACCGGCTGGATATTAACTTATGGCGGCATCATTTTATTAGGCTTTGGCGGTGGTCGTTGGACTCAGGATATTGCCATCCAATATTACAAAACAGTGCTAGGTATTGCGCTTCAGGCTTTTGCCATGATTCTGATTATCGGTATCGGTAAGTCTTTTGTCGATCAGTACTATGCCGCTATGTCCAAAGACATTCTGTTAAAAGAAATGTTTGTCATGCTCGTGGTTGCTGTCGTCCTACTGGTCCTGATTAATAAAATTCCACCCATTCTGGCAAGTATTGTCTCGGGTGGCTCAGGCGGTGGTGGCGGTGGCCTTGGGTTAGGTGGTGCTTTGGGTGCAGCTGGCATTGCTGGCACTGCTCTGGCAGGAGCTGCCGGCGCTGCAAGTGCTCATAGTGCTGGGGGCCTTTCAGCCTTGAATGCTGCATTTAAAGCGGCTTCTCAAAGTATGGGGGTAGGTGATATTGGCGCTATGTCAGGCAATAGCTCAGGCCCTAAATCCGGTGGTCTAGCACAAGCCATGGGGCAGGCTTCTAAGTTTGCCGGTTCATTTGGTTCTCATCTTGCTTCTGGGGCGTTTGACGTTGCGCGTGAAAAAGCCGGCAGCATGAAAGCCTCATTTTCTGCCAAAACTTCCGATACAACGGGCGGTAAGATTGCCGAGGCCATCAATCAACGTGTTTCTTCAAGCTCGGATTCTGCTACTTCCAATCAATCATCTGACTCTCAAAATGTCACCTCGATGGGCGCACCAGAAGGCAGTTTTAGCTCTGGTAGTGAGGAAACCACAGACGAAGTCAGCCAGTTTGTGAATCAAAAAGCATCGGGAGATAACCAATGA
- a CDS encoding trypsin-like peptidase domain-containing protein, whose translation MATGTGFTIETPNGHVLITNRHNFTGRNPYTGEVLSSHGGVPNIVEIFHNVRGKLGSWLPIKQNLYNDPEIMQEPLWHEHPKLGEQADVVALTLQLNNSIICYPYSLDEKNKIAISPADIVSVIGFPFGKTAGGFLAIWATGFMASEPNLQYEGMPKFLIDCRSRQGQSGSPVVAHRSGGAVAMEGGDTAIFTNSITNLLGVYSGRINSESDLGVVWKTNVIKEILASI comes from the coding sequence TTGGCTACAGGAACTGGCTTTACTATAGAAACGCCAAATGGACATGTATTGATCACTAATAGACATAATTTCACAGGCAGAAATCCTTATACTGGCGAAGTACTTTCGTCTCATGGAGGCGTACCAAATATTGTGGAAATTTTTCACAATGTTAGAGGAAAGTTGGGCAGTTGGTTGCCTATTAAGCAAAATCTTTACAATGACCCAGAAATAATGCAAGAACCCCTTTGGCATGAACATCCAAAATTAGGCGAGCAGGCAGATGTGGTTGCCTTAACTCTTCAGCTAAATAACAGTATTATTTGCTACCCATATTCCCTTGATGAAAAAAATAAAATAGCCATTAGTCCTGCTGATATTGTAAGCGTCATTGGCTTCCCATTTGGTAAAACTGCTGGTGGTTTCCTTGCCATATGGGCAACAGGTTTTATGGCAAGCGAACCAAATTTACAATATGAAGGTATGCCAAAATTTTTGATTGATTGTCGTTCTAGGCAAGGACAATCAGGATCACCCGTAGTAGCACATAGAAGCGGAGGCGCTGTAGCCATGGAAGGAGGTGATACAGCTATTTTCACCAATTCAATAACTAATTTACTAGGCGTTTATAGCGGACGCATAAATTCAGAATCTGATTTGGGTGTTGTGTGGAAAACTAATGTAATCAAGGAGATATTAGCCAGTATCTAA
- a CDS encoding type IV secretory system conjugative DNA transfer family protein — MKPNRSIGPQVRQKHVNKASKYLIMLVMLAFLISMQIGTQYAAFKLYHADTLNFSFTQFYWPWQAILWNLQYHQYFPDIFNAAFGLSVMSGCLFLMGIIFLNKQLKQENVSEYLHGSARWANMTDLKDAGIIDNEEGVYVGAIEDEKGNVHYLRHNGPEHILTYAPTRSGKGVGLVIPTLLSWKKSCVITDLKGELWALTAGWRQKHGHNKVIRFEPATLKGSARWNPLDEIRVGTEYEVGDVQNLATLVVDPDGKGLETHWQKTSQALLVGFILHAIYKLQNQGEPATFPNIDRMLVDPNTNIADLLIEMTQFPHVDGKTHSVISASARDMIDRPEEEAGSVLSTLKSYLALYRDPVVAHNVSASDFCIKDLMHHTNPVSLYIVTQPNDKARLQPLVRVMLNMVVRLLADKMDFERVDDGQGHYSVKTKKTYKHRLLCMIDEFPSLGKLDILQESLAFVAGYGLKFYLICQDINQLKSRERGYGPDETITSNCHIQNAYPPNRIETAEHLSKLTGQTTIVKEHITTSGKRVSTFLNQISKTKQEVSRPLLTIDECQRMPGPKKDANGLITEAGDMVIYVAGFPAIYGKQPLYFKDSVFIARASVEAPTQSDILRARLTKDEEIRL, encoded by the coding sequence ATGAAACCAAACCGCTCCATTGGTCCACAGGTAAGGCAAAAGCATGTTAATAAAGCCAGTAAGTATCTCATTATGTTAGTCATGCTTGCATTTTTAATCAGCATGCAAATTGGCACTCAATACGCGGCTTTTAAACTGTATCATGCTGATACCTTAAACTTTTCATTTACTCAATTCTATTGGCCATGGCAGGCGATTCTCTGGAATCTGCAATATCATCAATATTTTCCTGATATTTTTAATGCCGCCTTTGGTTTATCAGTTATGAGCGGTTGCCTTTTTTTAATGGGCATAATATTTCTCAACAAGCAGTTAAAACAAGAAAACGTCAGTGAATATCTCCATGGTTCTGCCCGATGGGCCAATATGACTGATTTAAAAGACGCCGGCATTATTGATAACGAAGAAGGCGTTTATGTCGGTGCCATTGAAGACGAAAAAGGTAATGTTCACTATTTACGCCATAACGGACCCGAACATATATTAACCTATGCCCCAACCCGCTCGGGTAAAGGGGTCGGTTTGGTAATTCCTACCCTATTATCCTGGAAAAAATCTTGTGTGATTACCGATCTAAAAGGTGAGCTATGGGCCTTGACCGCAGGCTGGCGGCAAAAACACGGCCATAACAAAGTCATTCGCTTTGAGCCGGCAACCCTTAAAGGCTCTGCTCGCTGGAATCCATTGGATGAAATCAGGGTTGGTACTGAGTATGAAGTTGGCGATGTACAAAACCTGGCAACACTCGTTGTTGATCCTGATGGCAAAGGACTCGAAACCCACTGGCAAAAAACCTCTCAAGCCTTGTTAGTTGGTTTTATTCTGCATGCCATTTATAAACTTCAAAATCAGGGTGAGCCGGCTACATTTCCCAATATCGATAGAATGCTGGTTGACCCCAATACCAATATCGCAGATTTACTCATTGAAATGACTCAATTCCCCCATGTGGATGGCAAAACCCATTCCGTTATTAGTGCTTCAGCCCGAGATATGATTGACCGGCCTGAAGAAGAAGCCGGCTCTGTGTTATCAACCTTAAAGTCTTATCTGGCGTTATATCGTGATCCTGTCGTTGCCCATAATGTTTCAGCATCTGATTTCTGTATCAAAGATTTAATGCATCACACCAACCCTGTCAGCCTCTATATCGTCACCCAACCCAATGACAAAGCAAGGCTGCAACCATTGGTTCGAGTCATGCTAAATATGGTCGTCAGACTATTAGCCGATAAAATGGATTTTGAACGCGTAGATGATGGACAAGGACATTATTCTGTCAAAACTAAAAAGACATACAAGCATCGTTTATTATGCATGATTGATGAGTTTCCTAGCCTTGGGAAACTCGATATCTTACAGGAGTCATTAGCTTTTGTTGCTGGTTACGGCCTGAAGTTTTACTTAATTTGTCAAGATATCAATCAGCTTAAAAGCCGAGAGCGAGGCTATGGACCTGATGAAACCATTACCTCCAATTGCCACATTCAAAACGCCTACCCACCCAACCGAATTGAAACCGCCGAACATCTGTCAAAACTCACAGGACAAACTACGATCGTTAAAGAGCACATCACCACCAGCGGCAAGCGTGTATCCACTTTTTTAAATCAGATTTCTAAAACCAAACAGGAAGTCTCAAGACCGTTATTAACCATTGACGAATGTCAGCGCATGCCCGGACCTAAAAAAGATGCCAATGGATTAATTACCGAGGCTGGTGACATGGTTATTTATGTTGCCGGTTTTCCTGCTATTTACGGCAAGCAGCCTCTCTATTTTAAAGATTCAGTGTTTATTGCCAGAGCATCAGTTGAAGCGCCAACACAATCAGATATTTTACGTGCCCGTTTAACTAAAGATGAGGAAATCAGGTTATGA
- a CDS encoding zincin-like metallopeptidase domain-containing protein codes for MTKMSHHQIVANQIIESLKQGTAPWLKPWEPGIGDGHIPFNPVTGKRYRGINALYLMLNQDGDNRWLTYKQAQSIDAQVRKGEKGTTVQYWKFSEEKIKKDDSGNSVLDEQGNPVKVQVNLERPKVFYARVFHASQIDNMPELIQKEQDWSLVEKAETLLTNSGASIFHSEADRAFYRLSTDSIHLPPKDQFKSAAHYYATALHELGHWSGHPSRLNRDLGHPFGSEAYAKEELRAEIASMILGAELGIGHDPSQHTAYIKSWIRVLEDDPLEIFRASADAEKIVNHICSLEQVQELNQEQTIEIRDEQPKEEILMESKQYISEKTWLSIPYKEKDKAKSIVGKLADGTTGIAWDKEQKCWYAKPGIDIEKIKPWLPENQISPEDKALSPADEFKEALISLGARVTGEHPIIDGQPHRIQMDDDKHGEKAGFYVVHLDGIPAGYIKNNRTGAELKWKCKGYVLTDEQKSALKAQALENQKNRELELDEKHKNTALKLTQRLSKMKEATEQTPYMKSKGIQVHSGVYTSPSYKITCIPAMDIDGKIWSIQYIGDDGSKNFAKDSRKEGCFHVLGGLEKLADSPVIIIAEGYATAATIKEATALPAVVSAFDAGNLKSVAKAMHEEYPHTPIMLAADDDKHLEQSKGINPGKEKAGEAADAVNGFIVIPTFALGEQSLNPKQFSDFNDLANHSKLGIEGVKRQIKPKVDKIAKKYRYLRQPRKGNVVHIT; via the coding sequence ATGACTAAGATGTCTCACCACCAAATCGTTGCTAACCAGATCATCGAAAGCCTAAAACAAGGAACAGCACCTTGGCTAAAGCCTTGGGAACCTGGCATTGGCGATGGCCATATTCCCTTTAATCCCGTTACCGGAAAACGATACCGTGGTATCAATGCCCTGTACTTAATGCTGAATCAAGATGGCGATAACCGCTGGCTAACCTATAAACAGGCCCAAAGCATTGATGCACAGGTCCGCAAAGGCGAGAAAGGAACAACAGTACAATACTGGAAATTTAGTGAAGAAAAAATCAAAAAAGATGATTCAGGTAATTCGGTTCTTGATGAACAAGGCAATCCAGTAAAAGTGCAGGTTAATCTTGAAAGACCAAAAGTATTTTATGCCAGAGTTTTTCATGCTTCACAAATTGATAATATGCCTGAGCTCATACAAAAAGAGCAAGACTGGTCTTTAGTTGAGAAAGCGGAAACGCTGCTAACAAATTCTGGTGCATCTATTTTCCACTCAGAAGCAGACCGAGCTTTTTACAGATTATCGACAGACAGTATTCACCTGCCACCTAAAGACCAATTTAAATCAGCGGCTCATTATTATGCCACAGCGCTTCACGAGCTAGGACACTGGAGTGGTCACCCCTCCAGACTCAACCGCGACTTAGGCCACCCGTTTGGCAGTGAGGCCTATGCCAAAGAAGAGTTGAGAGCTGAAATCGCCAGCATGATATTAGGTGCGGAGCTTGGCATTGGCCATGATCCTTCTCAACATACTGCTTACATCAAATCATGGATTCGTGTTTTAGAGGATGATCCATTAGAAATATTCAGAGCATCCGCAGATGCTGAAAAAATTGTCAATCATATTTGTTCTTTGGAACAGGTCCAAGAGTTAAATCAAGAGCAAACCATTGAAATCAGGGATGAACAACCAAAAGAGGAAATCCTCATGGAATCAAAACAATACATCTCCGAGAAAACCTGGCTCAGCATCCCCTACAAAGAAAAAGACAAAGCAAAATCAATAGTAGGTAAACTTGCTGATGGGACAACTGGGATTGCCTGGGACAAAGAACAAAAATGCTGGTATGCAAAGCCAGGTATTGATATTGAAAAAATCAAACCCTGGCTTCCAGAAAACCAGATTTCACCAGAAGATAAAGCCCTTTCACCTGCTGATGAATTCAAAGAAGCCTTAATCAGCTTAGGCGCCAGAGTAACAGGAGAGCATCCCATTATCGATGGCCAACCCCATCGCATACAAATGGACGATGATAAACACGGTGAAAAGGCAGGGTTTTATGTGGTTCATTTAGATGGTATTCCCGCTGGTTATATTAAAAACAACCGCACAGGTGCTGAACTAAAATGGAAATGCAAAGGCTATGTATTAACCGACGAGCAAAAATCAGCCCTTAAAGCTCAGGCACTTGAAAATCAGAAAAACCGTGAGCTTGAACTTGATGAAAAGCACAAAAATACTGCGCTTAAACTGACGCAAAGGCTATCTAAAATGAAAGAGGCAACCGAACAAACCCCCTATATGAAATCAAAAGGTATTCAAGTTCACTCCGGTGTTTATACTAGCCCTTCATACAAAATAACCTGCATTCCAGCAATGGATATTGATGGCAAAATCTGGAGCATTCAATATATCGGTGATGATGGCTCTAAAAATTTTGCCAAAGACTCCAGAAAGGAAGGCTGTTTTCATGTATTAGGTGGCTTAGAAAAACTTGCTGACTCACCTGTCATTATCATTGCTGAGGGGTATGCAACTGCGGCAACTATAAAAGAAGCCACTGCTCTGCCGGCTGTTGTTTCTGCCTTTGATGCAGGCAATCTTAAATCGGTGGCAAAGGCAATGCATGAAGAGTATCCCCATACCCCAATTATGCTGGCCGCTGATGATGATAAGCACCTTGAGCAGTCAAAAGGGATTAACCCAGGCAAAGAAAAAGCTGGTGAAGCTGCTGATGCTGTCAATGGTTTTATCGTTATACCCACTTTTGCGCTAGGTGAGCAGTCATTAAATCCTAAGCAATTTAGTGATTTTAATGACTTGGCCAACCATAGCAAGCTAGGAATTGAGGGAGTTAAACGGCAGATCAAACCCAAGGTCGATAAAATTGCTAAGAAATATAGATACTTACGTCAGCCGCGAAAAGGAAATGTTGTTCATATCACATAA
- the traF gene encoding conjugative transfer signal peptidase TraF, translating to MKQLTIWAAVFMLSIFVLSVLLVFLGFRINTTDSIPIGVYRMTAYKNLKNAYVIFCPDDRPVFQQALVRGYINSGFCPDSYGYLMKKVVATTGDNIAVNSKGVFVNDRLIPYSKPQLKDALNRSLPQWQAKNYQLNDDEVMAMTDQSQWSFDGRYYGPIKSGQIKGMLTPIWVYPKQEKIHES from the coding sequence ATGAAACAACTAACCATCTGGGCAGCGGTTTTTATGTTAAGCATCTTTGTCTTGAGCGTTCTTCTGGTTTTTCTAGGATTTCGGATTAACACGACTGATTCTATACCAATAGGTGTCTATCGAATGACAGCATATAAAAACCTCAAAAATGCTTATGTTATTTTTTGTCCTGATGATCGACCTGTTTTCCAGCAAGCCTTAGTTCGAGGATATATTAACAGTGGTTTTTGCCCTGATAGCTATGGATATTTAATGAAAAAAGTCGTAGCAACAACAGGTGATAACATAGCGGTCAACAGTAAGGGCGTCTTTGTCAATGACAGGCTTATTCCCTATTCAAAACCTCAGCTTAAAGATGCTCTCAATCGCTCATTACCTCAATGGCAAGCAAAAAATTATCAATTAAATGACGATGAAGTTATGGCCATGACCGATCAAAGCCAGTGGTCTTTTGATGGTCGTTATTATGGCCCTATTAAATCAGGACAAATAAAAGGAATGCTCACACCCATATGGGTCTACCCAAAACAGGAGAAAATACATGAATCATAA
- a CDS encoding aminoglycoside phosphotransferase family protein, translated as MTDEKANNIHKEATQWAHKCLKSLGYTLKSDLPEKVQHTHWSYVIRFKTSEGYVYLKQTPPAIALEAKISQVLHEQFDASTPIIIASNVELNCFLMKDAGLSLRVILKKKFDKELVCRAIDQFTSLQLAVSERVDALLDVGVPDWRLENFPALYRKIILDKKLLKDDGLSEIKIDEVGALVPKISTLCEKLSSYSIKQTIVQPDFNDNNVLIDGSSQTITIIDLGELVISHPFFSLLNFLHIIKKHHALKEEDKTYVEIKSAGLKPYMMFESEENISDAFLIAQELWFVYGILAHYRLMLACGKENIMSWQQGKLSSLFRGFMANGR; from the coding sequence ATGACCGATGAAAAGGCTAATAATATACATAAAGAGGCTACTCAATGGGCGCACAAATGCTTGAAATCTCTTGGGTATACGTTAAAATCCGACTTACCAGAAAAGGTGCAACACACCCATTGGTCTTATGTCATCAGGTTTAAAACATCTGAGGGATATGTCTATCTAAAACAAACGCCACCAGCCATTGCCTTGGAAGCCAAAATATCTCAAGTTTTACATGAACAATTTGATGCCTCTACACCAATAATAATAGCTTCAAACGTCGAATTGAATTGTTTTTTGATGAAAGATGCAGGCCTTTCATTAAGAGTAATTTTAAAGAAGAAATTTGATAAAGAATTGGTTTGTAGGGCTATTGACCAATTTACATCACTTCAGCTTGCAGTTTCAGAGCGCGTTGATGCTCTTCTAGATGTTGGCGTGCCAGATTGGCGGCTGGAAAATTTTCCTGCCTTGTATAGAAAGATAATTCTAGATAAGAAGTTGTTAAAGGATGATGGATTGTCAGAAATAAAAATCGATGAAGTAGGGGCTTTGGTTCCAAAGATTTCCACTTTATGTGAAAAATTATCTTCATATTCAATAAAGCAAACCATTGTACAGCCTGACTTCAATGACAATAATGTGCTTATTGATGGTTCATCACAAACAATCACCATCATTGATTTAGGTGAACTGGTTATTTCCCATCCATTTTTTTCGTTGCTTAATTTTTTGCACATAATTAAAAAACATCATGCCTTAAAAGAAGAGGATAAGACTTATGTAGAGATAAAGAGCGCCGGTCTTAAGCCTTATATGATGTTCGAGTCCGAAGAAAATATATCAGATGCTTTTTTAATAGCACAAGAACTATGGTTTGTTTATGGAATCTTAGCCCATTATCGGTTGATGCTTGCATGTGGTAAGGAAAATATAATGTCCTGGCAGCAAGGAAAACTTAGCAGTTTATTTAGAGGCTTTATGGCTAATGGAAGATAA
- the trbJ gene encoding P-type conjugative transfer protein TrbJ: MKLRLIFLLLWSTNVLSSGAPVFDFANWLENGKVIINQVSQYKTQLDQYRNQLSQYNTMLQNTKSLTSFQWDNADSIINNLLDTTNTIDYYKQEAGSMQAYLDRFQSQEYYQKIPCFNGHGKCSAEELKKISQNKMAASVAQKRANDAMLKGIDKQQQNLKKDSEKLRNLQAHAQTAGGQKQALQAASQLASNQAHQLLQIRGLLVAQQNAQAVKDAAETNKQAIQDAGDERFRSGSFHKSSGTKW, from the coding sequence ATGAAATTAAGATTGATTTTTTTATTGTTGTGGTCAACCAATGTTCTATCCAGTGGTGCGCCTGTGTTTGACTTTGCCAACTGGCTGGAAAACGGCAAGGTTATTATAAACCAAGTCAGTCAGTATAAGACCCAATTGGATCAATACCGGAATCAATTGAGCCAATACAACACCATGTTACAAAACACCAAATCGCTGACGTCATTTCAATGGGATAATGCCGACAGCATCATTAATAACCTGCTCGACACCACCAATACCATTGATTATTACAAACAAGAAGCCGGTAGCATGCAAGCTTATCTGGACCGCTTCCAAAGCCAGGAATATTACCAGAAAATCCCCTGCTTCAATGGTCATGGTAAATGCTCAGCCGAAGAACTTAAGAAAATAAGCCAGAATAAAATGGCCGCATCCGTTGCCCAGAAACGGGCAAATGATGCCATGCTCAAAGGCATTGATAAGCAACAGCAAAACCTGAAAAAAGATTCTGAAAAACTACGAAACCTGCAAGCCCATGCGCAAACTGCTGGTGGACAGAAACAGGCCCTTCAGGCTGCATCTCAACTTGCCAGCAATCAGGCCCATCAATTGCTGCAGATTCGTGGCTTATTGGTCGCACAGCAAAATGCCCAGGCCGTTAAAGATGCCGCCGAAACAAATAAACAAGCCATACAGGATGCCGGAGATGAACGATTTCGCTCTGGGTCATTCCATAAAAGTTCCGGTACAAAATGGTAA
- a CDS encoding aminoglycoside phosphotransferase family protein, translating into MTGEKANDINFPNGFAERIINTHGTKGSTWLGNLSHLIRYAEKAYKLSNIQPLSHLSFNYTTSARQHDGKTIIVKFCIPGPETDSEIEALNFMRGEGIVKLINYDRNQGILLLEECCPGKTLANVVSEREATRIAANVIINIQKSIPDELKFPSTSDWFRRLESDIKCPAGFDSKNIDKAKRIAGELHNQAKKTVLLHGDLHHFNILSAQRKPWLAIDPKGVVGPPEYECGAFLRNPIPQIATKPNLKKIMADRIDIFAEILSFDRQIIIGWGYSQAILAGVWCLDMKSDDWDIFLKCAEVLNDFI; encoded by the coding sequence ATGACTGGTGAAAAAGCAAATGATATAAATTTTCCAAATGGCTTCGCAGAGCGAATTATCAATACTCATGGTACAAAAGGTTCCACCTGGCTTGGAAATTTAAGTCATTTAATAAGGTATGCTGAAAAAGCCTACAAGCTATCAAACATCCAGCCTCTATCACATCTATCTTTCAACTATACAACTTCCGCAAGGCAACATGATGGAAAGACCATTATTGTTAAATTTTGTATACCTGGGCCTGAGACTGACAGTGAAATAGAAGCACTTAATTTTATGCGTGGCGAAGGCATTGTTAAACTTATTAATTATGATAGGAATCAAGGTATTTTATTACTTGAAGAATGTTGCCCAGGAAAAACATTAGCAAATGTTGTTAGTGAGCGTGAAGCGACGCGTATTGCAGCTAACGTCATTATTAACATCCAAAAGTCGATACCTGATGAATTAAAGTTTCCTTCGACATCTGATTGGTTTAGACGACTTGAGTCAGACATTAAATGCCCAGCAGGGTTCGATAGTAAGAACATTGATAAAGCAAAGCGAATTGCTGGTGAGTTACACAATCAAGCAAAAAAAACTGTCTTACTTCATGGTGATCTTCACCATTTCAATATTTTGTCTGCCCAAAGGAAGCCATGGTTAGCAATTGATCCAAAAGGTGTCGTAGGACCACCAGAATATGAATGTGGCGCTTTTCTCAGGAACCCTATTCCTCAAATTGCTACCAAACCTAATCTGAAAAAAATTATGGCTGATCGCATTGATATCTTTGCTGAAATACTTAGTTTTGATCGACAAATTATTATTGGCTGGGGATACTCGCAAGCTATTTTAGCCGGTGTTTGGTGTCTTGATATGAAATCAGATGATTGGGATATTTTTTTGAAATGCGCTGAGGTATTAAATGATTTTATATGA